GTGTAGTAAACCATCAGGGAGTAACAGAATATCTACAAGAAATCGCGCGATTTCttgcagctattctgttactccctgatggtttgctttctaatgcttttcaatgtaaacatCGTGCTGCACTGCAGACAAATGCCTTTCAATGTAAAAAACCATCAGGGATCATTAAAACAGCATTAATAAGTAACAgaataaccgaaaaaaaaaacactaacagtttgaaacatccttgaggaacaattttaaaagttctgtccataaagatggttctgttggtttggggtcatatttcattaccaaaaataaattgattatgAAAAAGATAAATTGgggtcttatttcatttttctaaaaaagttcaaaacaagttggggctttatttcatttatttttggggcattttttcatttcgatggggccttgtttcactggggcatattttcattataaaaaaataccccaatttggggccttatttcatttttccttttgggccttatttcctggggcctaatttcgcggagccgACCAAAACACTAATTTTGATTGGCCTTAAGATTTATATGAAAATGCTAAACTGAATTGTCTTTCAAAACAGTTTTGTGAAATTCCGCTTATGAAGGCCCCAGAATTGTCAAAGTACCGCTTATTGTGGACTCGGTTATGGTTTGCAGCAAGATTTTTACATTGAAAATCATAAGTAAGTAACAATAGCCGACAAAACAGCGCaatttatcaaaagaaaaattggagatttatttcagttttccaaaaaaagtcaaaataagCTATTGcctaatttcatttatttttgagacatttttttcattttgttatgGGCTTTATTTCATTGGGGCAGAATTTCATTACgaaaaaataccccaatttggggctttatttcattttttcttttggggccttatttcctggggcctaatttTGCGGAGCCGAGttcagcaaacaaaaaaaacttttagaaaagtttagtatacaaaacacgtataaatttgttttaatgtattttactatagttttctttacatggttaaggggggaaatccctccagacgacacctttttcactatttttttatgaaaaactgaaagcacttattgaaatttggaaaagacaagatattactgacattatcaagaattgaaaaaaattttttggaaatgaaaaaataacaaaatggcggctctggagcctttcaaatttttttccgttagatgatattagtacgcattgcatgaacctaaatttattttttttaaatgaaaaataaaaattagaaatcaaaaaaacgaaaaaaaaacatgtttttttacaaagaagtagttaaaaaaaatatttactgtacaaattttattcaacttttaggtttatgttgtggccaataatttaaggagtaatttgcttcaaatttcaagtcgataacttcattagtttttaagttacattgcacggcgcaaactagaggcgtcaactttgaaaggctccagagccgccattttgttattttttcatttcaaacaattttttttcaattcttgataatgtcagtaatatcttgtctttttccaaatttcaataagtgctttcagtttttcataaaaaaatagtgaaaaaggtgtcgtctggagggatttccccccctTAATAAGGCTAACCAAATGCTTGGTATCTTGAAGAGAAACATAAGAGAATTCACAGATCCTTATTCACTCAAGTCACTTTTTAACTTTCTATAGAAACTCTTGTAAtagaattgaaaaaattcagcgaaaattaacaagatatttaatttagaaattaaaTTGGTAAATAGAAATGCCGACTTACAATACAAGAtgcttattattttaatataaaaactctaGAAAGTCGTGGTACTAACTTTTCTGTTATGTTTGTCAGGGATATTTTAACCTATCACAAAAATGTCCCCacttgttaaattaaatttatcttcCTGTTCCTCAAAGAAATGTTCGGGAATCAAATCTGttatatgaatattttcataaaataaattattgcctAAACAATCCAATTTCACGTTGCATCAGGAAAACTAATGCTGTATGCTTAAGAATTGATATTTTTAGAAGCTGTACAAGTGATACCTTCAAACTATAtgtatgttttaaataaaatcaatatgtaatttaataattttgttaattatttttatgaagtttatttttttacataaaaaattcttgttatttatttttataattaaatattacTATTGTTGTTTTAGTCTAAAACGAGTATATATCTCTGTTtgatgataaataaataaattaatttaaataaatcttcATCACATTCCAGCACATAATGAGCATCTTAGACAAACAAAATATGTTGTTTGTTGAAACAGCCGATATGTTGGCTAGAATGTCGAGAGAAACTCTTGTTCGAGCTCGCCTTCCAAATTTTCATATTCCAGCTGCTGTTGAGATTCTTACAACGGGAACGTATAATCGTTTGCCTGCATGCATTCGAGAGAGAATCGTTCCACCAGATCCGATTACACCAATTGAAAAGAAACAAACGCTATTGCGTTTGAATCAAGTCATTCAACATCGTTTGGTTACTGGGAAACTTTTGCCACAAATGAGAGACTTTAAAGTGAGTTTTAGGATTTGGAGGATAATGATAGATAATGATTAATgggaatttaatttaatttacagaTTAAACATGGACGTGTTACGTTTGAAGTTAAACATGAATTTAATGTTTCATTGACTGTTATGGGAGATGGTCCAACTGTACCATGGAGATTGTTGGATATTGATATTCTTGTTGAAGATAAGGAAACTGGAGGTAAATTTTAGCAAAAgtataaacttttaaatttaaacaagatGCAAATTGTATTTGAAACACTGTGATGGTCGATGTGTTCTTAATTTGGTACATTTTACATTTCACACTCGGCATTAGGCTGCAGAATTtagtgtatttttaaatttaagtctgattctattcaaaagttttacataagatttttcatttttatttttcaataactgcttctaaattgtattttaaaaaacaccTCCGTATCAACTTTTGGCATCTTTGGCATTCTACTCTGTCcatcattttaatgaaaataaattttcatctgAGAAAAATGTTACCTTTCAAGTGACTCATCAACTGGAACACTTGGCAAACTTGTGTGAATGTAATTCTCATTCTCCAAGTTGTACTATTGTACTCTCCACTCACTTTGATACCACGGGCTTAACGAAACCGTTGTTGTACTTGATCATCTCTGAGATTTAGTTTATTGATAAACCATAAAGCGGCTATTTTATTCTGATGTTGTCCGACTCGCTAAGAATGAGAATTTTTACCtaataaagtaaacaaaaggCTATAGACATAGAGGCAATAAACAAGAGATGTTCAAACATTAAATCATGCCAAACGACTATGCAGAGCTGGACTAAGCACTAAGCTGAatccaaaaagttaaaaacatatGTTTACTCTATAGATGCATTATAGCTCCGTAATAGACGTCCTAAGAAAGCACTATCTTCTAGGCAGACACGCTATAAAACCCGctctttccagtagacgtataTTATATCCGGAGAACTACTTTTTAGAAGATCTAACTAACACACAAATTTCCAATCTTCACCGCCTTATAAAAAGATTCAACTGGTTGAATTAGTGAGGGAATCTTAtcgtatcacaacggaccaatactgccgtgctaagcaaaaaaGGCGTATAtccctttttgaagttttgagaTAAGGCATTCCACTGACGAGgaaaaaagttgagaattgTATATATGCTCaaattcaaaagtgaatttaagcaacttagagtaggaaacttatatttttaaacaataaaaatataatcctTAAGCTTCCCAAATGCgtatctaatattttttttttagagtcagAAATATatgcatttttacttgcgatataggtactatagggcaagtttaggattcgtaaaaaaaatcgaactcgagataacaattttacatgacattacgatgatggagaatgccaaaaaagtgggtccggcaattctgtctgtctgtctgtctgtctgtctgtctgtctgtctgtccgtctgtctctatctggagctgcagcctaaacgagtgaagtgattttcttcaaacttggtagttagcagtttttggtgattccctagaggggaaattgaaattttttttttatgaccaaaactaacggtacctgccatataacggaaatagaaaagttaattttttagaaaaacggctctaacgattttgattaaaatttttgtgtgtaatactacacataagggccaactttttaaataaaaaaaatattttttgtaccgttattaacggtacctgtcatagaacggtttttttcgtttctgaatatctcgtacaaaattaacccgatttaaatgaaaatttttatacaaaagtgtgtaagtaaagataatattaaaattttagaaaattttcaaaaaacgcatttttggttttttaaaaaatatttcaaattttttttttgaaaaatcaattttttgaaaacggatcaatgaaaaattttgaaatttagtttttatgtgtaaattaattatttcttcaaaatggcataccaactttttttttgaaaaatgttaaaaaaattttatatataaaaaattatttttttaaaaaacggctcctacaattttcaaaattttttttctaaaaatacctttttatacgagaaataaaatggcatatttgtttttttttttaagatattttaaaacggagttttattaattataaaaacagatttaatttttttatactacttatgaaatttcttcaaaatatcgaattttaaatttcttgaataaaaagctttaacattatagttactttaagcataagagcaagtacgtgcgaccccagtcgtgcaatttattttattgaggaATACAGCGGAGTGATATCGTTGTGCTCATCTTCATTGTATATTTTGAGCCATTTGGTTAAGTTTTATAgttaggaaattcaattatttaatttaaccgAGAGTTATCCTTTCACTGGGTTAAATGGGTTTTTAGTATCGTGAAATATGTAGACTTTAGATAAATGagtctttatttttgaaagagCTATGAGTCAAATTTTCCATGCAAAAAAATGTACTCTCAAAGCGATTGCGAATTTGATACAAAAGTGTCGATGTTGACTTGCAGCTATCACCTATCAGCTTTTAATACCAACAAAACGTcatcaaagaaatttttaattttacttttttcattcgCGCTTGCCTGTCATCAATTTATAGGGTTGGTGACGATTTTCCCAAGACATAATCCCCAAACTTAAATTCCCAAACCTAAAATCCCCAAACTGAAATCTCCAGCAGCGAAATCTCCAAAGAGAGAATCACCATGGCGAAAATCTCCATgccaaaatcttaaaaaaaaaaatatatatggtcAAGTAATGAATCATACGATCAAATCGCGCGATTTGAAAGCATGATGCACtactttatttgaaaattattagtATTTTCCTCTTGGAGATATTAGCAAATTAGATTATTTTGTTAGGAGATTTTGTACCATggttatttttttggttaactTTTGTGTCCCCACTAAGTATTTTGgctggaattatttttttttttcgtgaggACTTACCTGATTTTTAAACTTCGTATAGTATTggtatgttattttatttggaaaacatttaccaaaaaaaaaaaaaaacggttctggGTCTAGAAAATAAGAGATCGAATTCACAAATTCTAGATAGCTcgcttaaaagattttttttttttttcaaattaattgaattcctgataacaaaaaaaaaaaaaaaaatgacgacttttgaacacaacaaaaaaattgaactaaaaCCGCAATCATGGTTCAAATAAATGCAGTCGATTTTCGAAAACTCTTTATTGATGATAAAGAGTTTTTGAATCGAGAATCTTGATCGAATTAAAGCCAAAATCAATGAAATGAGAAACATTTTATTAGTTCCACAAGGCGCATGACTTTTCAATCAGTATCAATGTATACGGGACCAAAAATCGAATGAAGGATTTTTCTCTCGAAGCAATGCAAAGAGTTTTCATCCGCCTCCTTCAAAATCCATGCCTCTGCAGTATATAGCATTTTACTAGGACGATGAGAGTGTTGTGTAGGGACACTTTAGTTGCTCGAGAGAGGGCTTTGTTGGTCAATTGACTTCTCAAATCAAAGCAGTAGTTTCAGCTCTGCGCTGGTGTTATTGTCTGTATTAATAGCGGTGCCTAGGGAATTTACTACCTCGAAGTTATGGCTGCTCAaggtaaaaactttaaaaattgagcaACATAAACCAAAAAGATGTATTTTTTTGGGCCTATTGAAATGGGTACAGGGTACTAaacattcatttaatttttattttcgttttagATGGAAAAGCTCTTGTTCACTCGTTGCAAGTTAATTACATTCACCGTTTGATCCAAGCTCGTCTCGTCGAAAACCCAAATGCTCTAAGTGAAGTCTACAATTGCTTGCATTATTTCTGTCAATCGTTGCAACTAGAAGTCCTCTACACCCAAACACTTCGTTTAAGTTATGAACGTTTAGAAGATAACATTTATGTTGAGGAATATGTCCCTGGAGTCAAAGTCACTGTATCTTACTGGCGTGAATTGACTCGAATGGATCCAAAATCTGAACTTGGTTATCGTCTAACAGTTCAAAGTGATCCAAATGAAATTGGTCGCCCATTGGCTGTGGTGCATGTTCCATCGTTAGGTGCTAAAGAATCATCAGAAGTTGCCGATCGTGCTGTTAGAACGGAACATTTATCAATGGAACGTCTGATTGTGCACACAGTTTATATTCGTTCTGTGTCTCGTTTGAGTGATTTGAAACTtgaatttcaatcatttttaaaagATGTTGATTGTAAGTTTTAGATGGTTGGAAGAAAAGTTCAGTTTTTAATGATCTTTTTGAATTTCTAGTCAATTTACAAGGAACCCCGGCAATTTTGACAGTTCCAGTCCTTAATCCATGTCTCAGAGCTGAACAGGTGCATATCACCATCGATACACACACCGGAATGTTGAAATGCCATGTTCCCAAACACTTGGACTGTCCGATTATGAATGAACTCCAGACAACTCTCAATGGTGATCACAGTAAGCTGCAAAATCTTATATCGGAATTGAGGTAAGTTTTAATGAGACAGAAAGAAGAGACGAGGAAATAACCTTTTATATTTTAGATTCTGGATAACCCATCGTCGCTGTGAAAAGACATTGCAGCATCTACCCGCCACAGCAACAGAAACTCTTCCATTTTTGGTCGTTCCAGATAATCCACTCCTTCTCGCAGGGCGCCATAAAATCTTTGTCAAACTGAATCGACATCCAAATGTTATTTTGGTGAGTTTAATCGAAGGTTTAAATAGAAGACCCTTTCAAAACCCTTTATCTTCTAGGTTGTCCAACTGAAAGAGAAACCTTCAGCACCAAGTGAAATGGAATACACCTTCCATTTGGGCTTTGTTAGCCACAACGTTGTTGATTCTGATGATCCAAATAATCAACCACCACCGGATATTCCcaaaatgtatacaaaactCTTGCGTTTAATTGAATTTGATACATTTGTTGCAACACATGGTCCTGGCACGCATGTTGACGGTAAGGAGCAAGTATATACCAATCAAGTGGGATGTCATCCCTTATCTCCTTCCATATGCAAGCAGACAAATCCCTTTGTGTCccaattgaataaattttagttaatttaagatttttcccTTTCAGATGTTCCACCACATAAACGTAAATCATCACTTGAACTGGTGGGTCCACCATCGAAGCAACAAAAAACCATCTTCCCAGCTTATTTCATCCCAGAATTGGCACATGTTGTTGCAATGTGTGATGAGAAGATACCATTCCTCAATTTGGCACAAGAATTTGCCAAACATAATATTCCACATAGTGGTTTGCAAGTTGAATCAAATGCTACTTCATTGGTTTTGAAGTTATTGACGCTGCCAATGCCGGTTGCTGCAGCTGATCCAAATCAAAAGGTACAATTTGAGATGTCTTTTAATACAACTTCATTTTCCCTCCCCTTCCTCATAATTAAGATTCACCCCACAATCAATAAGTttttaagtttagttttaagttttatttttagttttaaaacccCACAATCATATAATAAGAAGAACATCATATCTTCTACCATACTACAGATAACCATTCTTCCTACAACCTTTGGTCCACTTTGTCCGCCATTTGATAAACTCTCTTCTAGATTCTCAAATCCAATCTCCTCTGTTAACTATATGAACGGTCGGTATACCATGGCACGGCTACGCgatagttaatttttaaaaaacgttcGTTTGTACATTCCTTCCTTCTCTACGACATTTTAGCGCTcactgaaataaataaaattccctCTTTTCttgatcaaaaacttttttcatctGAATTCCTAGTTTTTAAAGCCGACAGCGCAATCTATAAAAGCACTCTCGTGTCGCGGTGTTCTTCTAGCAATCCACATTTTTATGGTATTCTCATTAAGGTTGATCTGTGCAACAATAtctatttcaaaatgaaatatatgTATTGTATTAGTCTTTTGTTGTTATATTCGCTCTGTCTAACCTATTCAATCCTATCAACTGATTGTTGATTCTCTCTATGAGAAACCAGCTTCTGAAATTGATTTCATTATTGTCGGTGACTTTAATTTACGAAATATACGTTGGGTGCCAACAGATGATGAGAAATCTTTTTGTTCCTTTTAATGATCTTTCAGATAAAGAATATCTTGTCATCGACCGATTTTCTGGttcttttaaaatgagttaTATCGCCAATTCATTAGATAGACATCACCTTCTTTCTTCCATCAATTTCACCCCgctttttgctttattttttcttttgaaatctaCACTTTTACTGGCGATTCAGACGACTgccttgaatttaattttcgtAAAGCTGATTTTTAATCTTCTGAACGACTTTATTGAAAAGATCGATTTTAAttcctttttaaataataatacccCAATCGATATTGATCTAACATGCTTTTACACTACTCTGCCCACAATCTCATAAGGGCCCTTACTACAAAagtttcgattttgattttttttttgcatatttagagttagggcattgtctctgatttattctcatttattttttttagcctaggtcgTCATAAAGAAGAAgtatgaaaaatgtagttagggcctcTACGATAATTTGTTTTTGACTGTATATTCCGCTGTGTCCCTTAAAAGTTGTGCGCCATCTCCCCTGTGGTATAATGAATTTGAAATCTCGTcgttataaaataaacaaatcttgaaaattcttttttaatacaagaaccATCTCAAATTTAACATTCTatcaacaaataaatacaagtattgatacaatttcgCATAAAAATATTAACCTTTAACTCAAAGCTTTCGTTTTTCATTTATGCTAATGATATGAAGATAATCAAGACCATTATCACTTTTTCCGTGTTTTCCATTTTCTCAAAATTgacttaaatttatttcttgtatGGTGCACCAAAAACTAAATATAAGTAAAGGCGAAACCATGCATTTCTCTCGTAAGCGCCTATCCAATCTCCTTAGATTTACTATTTCCGTTATCTAACCATTCTGATTGTCTCCTCTGTGATAAAGGCATCATTTGTGAATTGTGATAAGGAGCTAAATTTGCCATGCCCACATTGATATAATGTCATAAATTTGGCCAATTCTTCCCTTGGTTTTATAAAACGTTGGGCCAAGGAATTTTCTAATCCTTATGTTACCAAAGCGGTTAAAGCTTATCGACTTTCATACACTTGCTTAACGTCGCGATATCGCGGACATGATTTTTGCCACGAACTGCTCACCGGCAAAATTGATTATCCAGCTTTGCTAGAAATGTTCCAATTGAACACTTACCAACGTCACCTAGGATCTGTTTCCCTTTTCTATCTTCCTCTTCACCGCACCAACTATGGCCAATTTGAAACCATCTCCAGAATGTAACGTCTATCTTATAATAatctatttctcatgattttatAACCATGTATTTTTTAAGTTAGAATAAGTTTAGAATGTTTAAGcctcataataataataatctttttGTGAATCATTTCAGTCGACAACAACTCTGCCGATTATCGAGAAACACGTCTGGAATGATCTACTAAAGCGTCTGCTCTCAGTCTCCATCCGTTCCCAGATGAACAAGAATAATCAAAGTCGTGCATGGGTTGTGGAATTTGTCTTCTACAGTACTCCCCTCCAGAGTACCCATCAAAAAGAACAAGGAAATCGACGAACTGTCTATCTGACCTATGAACAAACTCACAATGATCTCGGCAAGACAGTGGAGGAGCTCCTAAAAGATTGGTCAAAAATTGTCTATCTCTACACGCTGGTTTATAATTTCTCAGAACATTTCAAATCAGGTTtgtttctttttccaaaatccaaggaatgaaaataaaaaaaaaataaaacctcattttttttctagaaaaataCAACCTTCACACCATGGTGAGTGTCAAGTCATACAGTTATGTGAATCTCCTGATGGGTTATGGACCAAACAAAGAAGTCACATGCAATGTGTATTGGTCAGCTCAATTGAAAGGTTTTCGCTTAGTTTTCGTCGGTGGATTGTCAGCCATCAATGCTCACTCCATGATGAGGGAACAATTGCAATCACATCTTAATCGTCATCAGGATCTAACCCACATCGTGCATATTCTTCATGAAACCTATCAACCATTGAGTTCGATATCGAAGTTGCCTATTATTCCACAATTGGGTATTCCAGTAAGATTTCAGGTTTAAGCCCTAAAACATTCattctaaaaaatatattttctcttACAGCGCCCTCAAGTGCCAGTTCTATCGTTCTGTATTCTTCCACAATCCCCAACTCTATTGCGTCTAGCATATTCAGCCATGTACTGTTTAGAAATCCGTTTCAGAGCTGGTGGATTGGTGTCCATTCGAGACGGCGCTTATAGTCGTTTCGATCGGAGTAACGTAATCGATGAATTCACTCCCACACAAGGTCTCAAGGGGTTCCTATCGAAATATGTCGATGAAAATGCAGTCTACCGAAGGCGTTCCCAAAGCGAAGATGATAATCCTCCATCACCGGTGCCCATGGAAGACACACACAACACACAAGGAACTGGAGGTTCGTCGCCATTCTTGAGCGGCAACAACATCCGAGGACCCCAAAGTCCTCGTGATGGTGGATTGCGATTTGCCCCACCAATAACTCCACCAACAAGTTCAAATCCTCACACTCCGGCTAGTCCACACCCAATTGGAGGCCAGCAGAATCATCCAAACTTTAGTATGACATCGCCACCAGCTCCTCATATGCCTCATCCATCACCAAGTGGTTTGATGCCTTCATCGCCTCTAAATCCACAACCCAGTCCAATGGCACATTCGCCGGGACCGAATATGTACATGCAGCCGCATACAGATGGAAGTCCATTTACTGCAATGTCACCGGCCACATCCAACTGGCCTGGATCACCGAGCATGCCAAGACCATCGCCCAGACCTGGTCAGAGTCCAGAGCACAAATCACAGACAACAGTGTCGACAACACATTTGTCCAGAGTACTGCCAAATCGATCATGGGCTGGAGCTGTTCCAACTCTTCTCACCCATGAAGCTATGGAAACTCTATGTCGACCATGTCCACATCCGAATAAGGAAATCGGTGGGCCAGAAGTGTGTCCTTTGGAGAGATTCTTGGGTTGTGTGTATATGCGCAGGCAGCTACAACGCAACATCCAAGCCGAAGAATCACTCACGGCCTTGAATTCCAATGAACCAGGTGTAGTTCTGTTCAAAGTTGACGGTCTACAGTGTCAAGTGGTTTTGAATCAGATCCACATGCAGTCATTGCATTTGAAGGTATCGCAAATACCTGTCCAGCCATTGCCAGATGGAAAACCTACGTTCCAATGGAATCCGGATGATTTGCAAGTGGTCGAGCAGTTCTTTGAGACGCGGATAGCCGTTCCACCATATCGACCAAATGCTTTGCATGGTTTTTGTCGTGCTTTAAATTGTCCCATCCAAGTGCTGAAGGATTTCATTCAGATAATGAGATTGGAAATGATGCCGGAATTAGCTCAGGGTAGTCTCAAGTGGACAGTGCAATTGTGTATGAGAGTTCCACCATCTGCTCCTCCAATAGTTCCAATTGGAAGTCCTGGTGTTTTGATTTGTCGACTTAAGATACTTTTCTtcgtaagttgttttttccatCCAAATGCTGTCttaaatttcatttgatttatttcatttcagCTCCAAGTAACAAGAATTCCATACCCTGGAATGGATCGTAGCAATAGCCCATCGTTAGTTTTGCCCATGATCTATGATTTGAATTCGAATATAACACAGTTGGCTGAACGGAGAGAACAAGCTCCATCACAAGCAGCTAATGCAGCTGGTAATCTTCTGAGACGATTTGCCGATTATGGCCCACAACCTGGAGAATGTTCACTCTTCCCAGCTGTAAGAGATTTACTAACAAATTTGACTTTACCAAGTGATGTGCCTCCACCTGGTGCACAAATGCCTGGAGCTCAGTCAATTGTCCCATCGCCAGTTGGCTCAAGTCCTGGACCAATGATGCATTCACCAATGGCACAAATGGGACAAGTTGGACCACCACCTCAAGGCTATCCAATGGCTCCGAATCAAGGACCCAACTGATAATTACTGTATAATATAAATTAACCTAAAAGGCTGGCTAAAGTGGTTTCTATTGTAATGCAAGTATGTAAAATGGACGTGACTGAGAGGTTTGAccaaaaaacagaaacaaaggAAAAATGTAAAGCtctcatttatattttaattattttttttttttctagatataaaaatattttattattatgtattaTACTATAATGTATTGTGTAATTAAtcatgaaaatattaaaaaattgagtttatttaaacttttatttactcctaaaaaggatttttcttttattttcgaatGTTGTATGGTTTTCTTCAACTTTTCTCTAGAGAATCTCAAAAATACTTTTAGAATAACCCATCATGAGTCGGAGATATTTGGTTATTAATTGGAATAAAGTTTGGTGAATAGCTCTGTTCGTGTGGTATCTCAAGCACAAATTTTGCCTTTTCTTTAATAGGTTTGTAAAACTGATTCATGCTAAAAGAAAACCTgtgcaaaatgttttttgagttattttttttttttttgacaaaaagcta
This DNA window, taken from Episyrphus balteatus chromosome 2, idEpiBalt1.1, whole genome shotgun sequence, encodes the following:
- the LOC129909863 gene encoding mediator of RNA polymerase II transcription subunit 14 isoform X1 — translated: MAPQPLEGMQGPMSGFLPPGQEGGGSCRNTISLAVLIDFIIQRTYHDLTVLAELLPRKTDMERKIEIYNFSARTRQLFIRLIALVKWANSVSKVDKSAHIMSILDKQNMLFVETADMLARMSRETLVRARLPNFHIPAAVEILTTGTYNRLPACIRERIVPPDPITPIEKKQTLLRLNQVIQHRLVTGKLLPQMRDFKIKHGRVTFEVKHEFNVSLTVMGDGPTVPWRLLDIDILVEDKETGDGKALVHSLQVNYIHRLIQARLVENPNALSEVYNCLHYFCQSLQLEVLYTQTLRLSYERLEDNIYVEEYVPGVKVTVSYWRELTRMDPKSELGYRLTVQSDPNEIGRPLAVVHVPSLGAKESSEVADRAVRTEHLSMERLIVHTVYIRSVSRLSDLKLEFQSFLKDVDFNLQGTPAILTVPVLNPCLRAEQVHITIDTHTGMLKCHVPKHLDCPIMNELQTTLNGDHSKLQNLISELRFWITHRRCEKTLQHLPATATETLPFLVVPDNPLLLAGRHKIFVKLNRHPNVILVVQLKEKPSAPSEMEYTFHLGFVSHNVVDSDDPNNQPPPDIPKMYTKLLRLIEFDTFVATHGPGTHVDGKEQVYTNQVGCHPLSPSIYVPPHKRKSSLELVGPPSKQQKTIFPAYFIPELAHVVAMCDEKIPFLNLAQEFAKHNIPHSGLQVESNATSLVLKLLTLPMPVAAADPNQKSTTTLPIIEKHVWNDLLKRLLSVSIRSQMNKNNQSRAWVVEFVFYSTPLQSTHQKEQGNRRTVYLTYEQTHNDLGKTVEELLKDWSKIVYLYTLVYNFSEHFKSEKYNLHTMVSVKSYSYVNLLMGYGPNKEVTCNVYWSAQLKGFRLVFVGGLSAINAHSMMREQLQSHLNRHQDLTHIVHILHETYQPLSSISKLPIIPQLGIPRPQVPVLSFCILPQSPTLLRLAYSAMYCLEIRFRAGGLVSIRDGAYSRFDRSNVIDEFTPTQGLKGFLSKYVDENAVYRRRSQSEDDNPPSPVPMEDTHNTQGTGGSSPFLSGNNIRGPQSPRDGGLRFAPPITPPTSSNPHTPASPHPIGGQQNHPNFSMTSPPAPHMPHPSPSGLMPSSPLNPQPSPMAHSPGPNMYMQPHTDGSPFTAMSPATSNWPGSPSMPRPSPRPGQSPEHKSQTTVSTTHLSRVLPNRSWAGAVPTLLTHEAMETLCRPCPHPNKEIGGPEVCPLERFLGCVYMRRQLQRNIQAEESLTALNSNEPGVVLFKVDGLQCQVVLNQIHMQSLHLKVSQIPVQPLPDGKPTFQWNPDDLQVVEQFFETRIAVPPYRPNALHGFCRALNCPIQVLKDFIQIMRLEMMPELAQGSLKWTVQLCMRVPPSAPPIVPIGSPGVLICRLKILFFLQVTRIPYPGMDRSNSPSLVLPMIYDLNSNITQLAERREQAPSQAANAAGNLLRRFADYGPQPGECSLFPAVRDLLTNLTLPSDVPPPGAQMPGAQSIVPSPVGSSPGPMMHSPMAQMGQVGPPPQGYPMAPNQGPN